AATGATTGGGCTTGCCGCGGTAAGAAATCcaacacattcatttctatgggatcactgctacTCAGCGGTCCTGGCCGCGaccagtgtagccctagcctaaacctAGGAGCGTGGAGCTTTCCTAACAAGCTTTCCTATGAACGCTCTTAAGAGATTATCTGATGGATTCTCGGCTCGTGTAAAAGGCCATTTATTTGCATTCTTCTGGCTTCTGGTCATGGCTTGAGATGTTGTACTGGGATCTGCTAAATATTTTAATCTGGTTCTGATCATGCAGCAAAGCCAACTACTTATCTGCCACCAACAGGATTCTGGCACcatgtataaaaaataataattaatcctCCATTATGTTTATTgaccctgttaaaggggttgtctcacttcagcaaatggcatttatcatataagataaagttaataccagacactcactaatgtatttggattgtccatattgcctcctttgctggcctggttcacttttttatcacattatacactgctcatttccaggggttatgaccactgcTGCAGAGCAGATACTAGGTGGCCGGGAtgggagctgctgtgcatgcgtGCCTATGCGCACTCCAggggtaaatgcacacgttcaggatttatgtgcgaaCAATACGCTCTGAAATCTGTAGGTGTTCACAGGGAAATCCGTgcagtcaatccgcatcaattggtgcagatttgcatgcGGTTTTTACTctgtccattgaagtgaatggctaaAATCccgtcaggaaaaataaaataaattgacatgctgcattgaatctcaaattctcatagaatacaatatacatgacctacggtgcggattttccgcatgcaatcctgatcgtgtgcatttagcgcAACAGTtgcagccaccagagaggccggcacttttcctatagtgtgcaagcacgaccaccagtgctagattgcagggtggtcataaccatggaaacgagcagtgtataatgtgatggaaaaatgaatccagccaataaaggaagcaatatggactattacaatacattagtaagtgccttatattaactttctctacatgctaGATGCCATTTGATGAAGTGGGACTGCCCCTTTAAATTACTGTGAAATCAGTAggctgtttgttttgttttgtattttcttCTGCTAAAGCCATAAATCTCACAGGTCTTTTATTTGCCCATGTCTTTATTATAGGACTCATCGTCAGAGCCCAGAAATGCATTTGAATTTTCCCGTGATTGGCGCAGGATAGATATGAAGAAAAAATATGACTTTCTTCTGAAAATTGGGGCGGAGACGTTGTCCCATATCTTCCATGCAGAGGTATGCTCGGGTCTGCTGGGAGAGTTCCTGCTTGTGTTGGAGGAGCATCTCGAGGACAGGCAGGTGACTGAGGTGATGGAGATATTGCAGTGTTTGGCAAAGACTCCACGCTTCAACCTCAACCTGGACTTCCTCAGTAAGACTGAGATGGTGTGCTGCCATAAGCTGTTCGAGAAGCTGCAAACCTTGCTAAATGATGAAAACGAGGAGGATGGTAAACTGAAATCAACGTTAAAGCAATTAACAACTCTGTATAAGGTCAATGAGTCAATAAACTAATTTACATATTACTGTCATCTTTATTTAAAGGAGCAATAATCAATCCTCCAGTCTCAGATGTCTTCTCTCATTGTAGTCTCCAGGCTTTATTTGTAAAAGCTTCAACAATGACAGTTCTAAAACCAGAtttcaaaggttttttttttttcctacttcgtataaaagtttgtttttcagttCTTCAAAATTTTCAAAATTCCTGCTTGTTGTCAGTAAATAGAACCCCCCCCAAAGACTGAAAACCAATCAAGACCTAATACTTCACATAACTGGGGGTTTGCTACAGTCCGCCGCAAGCCAAACATTCTGAATGCCAGGCTGATGCATTTTACCTACTGTGACAACTCTGGGTCACTTAGCTCTCAGGATCACTGTCTTCTccgcttggggtactttcacactagcgttattcttttctggtattgaaatccagtaaagggtctcaataccagaaaaaacgcatcagttttgtcctaatgcattctgaatggaaagcaatccgttcaatatgcatcaggatgtcttccgttctgtcccttgtatggtatttgacgggacaaaataccacagcatgctgcaatattttttccggacaaaatcccagaacaataccgcacttgctgttttcggcattcatttccatagcGATGTATTAATggcggatccggtaccaagtgttccggaaattgctgcatcgccggatccggttttcccgGTTTACGCATGTGCggggatataggaggagctactttctcttttgatctttgaaaaaatttaaataccggatccattatcctggatgataccggatgagactgatccggtatataAAATAAGCTGTCTGTTTGTGTACGGCCTGCCGGATTCTAataacgctattgtgaaagtacccttaggctactttcatacttgcggcagagtgatccggcaaacagatccggcaaaacgtatgccaactgattgcatgagtaagactgatcaggagcctgatcagtcaaaaaaatggattgaaatgtcggattcgtctttccggtgtcatctggcaaaacagatctggtatttatttttttcaccttttttttttttttttttttttttttttgtctgtgcaGACCAGAGGgactgatccggcattctggtattttgaatggcactaatacattcctatggaaaaaaatgccattcaggcaagtcttcagtttttttttctttcgccggagataaaactgtagaatgctacggttttctcttttgcctgatcagtcaaaatgactgaactgaagacatcctgatgcatcctgaacggatttcactccattcagaatgcattttttattaggataaaactgatcaggattcttccggcatagaggcccgacgacggaactctatgccggaagaaaagaacacaggtgtgaaagagcccttagacggttggcacacctcaagaagccactccaacactgcagatttgggtgcAAACTGGCCACGACCAGCTTTATTGTCACTTTTACAGCAGTCCAAACAAATCATAAACATAGATCCTtggccgtctggccactgactacaCAGTATTTCTCCCTCTCTGTctgggatctgggtctaccacccagctccccaaaacactgCAGTGCCTACCCcacacagggttagagggtcccggctcccacaggccttggcGCAGCCTGCTCCTTgccctgattgaggagctcagcccacatttacctgagctcctcagctggctgctaaATACCTTCATTACCAGCCTAG
The sequence above is a segment of the Bufo gargarizans isolate SCDJY-AF-19 chromosome 6, ASM1485885v1, whole genome shotgun sequence genome. Coding sequences within it:
- the CCDC103 gene encoding coiled-coil domain-containing protein 103 produces the protein MKEELRAMNDSEVLDFRELERELANAVAADEKYQRENAAKFRAIHQKVASYEEFRDIVAASNLKPLEWKDKIGGDRKQPWNPTATTSSSSKEPARAVLQDSSSEPRNAFEFSRDWRRIDMKKKYDFLLKIGAETLSHIFHAEVCSGLLGEFLLVLEEHLEDRQVTEVMEILQCLAKTPRFNLNLDFLSKTEMVCCHKLFEKLQTLLNDENEEDGKLKSTLKQLTTLYKVNESIN